The following nucleotide sequence is from Apium graveolens cultivar Ventura chromosome 4, ASM990537v1, whole genome shotgun sequence.
CTGATAAAACCGGGGACATAAGTCATCGCACCAAATGTGAGAAACTCACCCTCTGGGAAAATGTGATGTTGCAATGTTTTATGTTGAGGATGATAAGTGAACAATTGAAGTTGGTCACAATACATTAAGATGTTGCCATCTTTGAGAACCTTAAGAAGCCGAACCATGTCGGTATTTATACCTTCATGTAACGGAGGATTAGGAGTGATGATGAGTTTTTTACTCCAACTATCTTCCACGCCATAATCTCTCTTCACCCAAATGGAAAGTTCAGAGTATAGTGTTATATCACATATACACAAGCAACCTTTAAGGACTCCCAAGTTCCTAAAATGATTACGGACTCCCAAGATGCTAAAATGATCTGTATTCCCAGGAGCCCGTGGAGGAGCTTCCATTGGACGAAATAATTCTCTATCCAAATCGAAAGCACATATTAGTTGACCAGCTAACCAATGGAGGCGGCCACTGACATAGTGACCCCTATCATGTTCATTCAGATGGAAGGGGACATGTCCTAGATCTCTCCACATGCCAGTTCCAAGCGTATAAACCTCGCTCCCTAGGTCATATTCAGTTGAAGGAAATCTACCCTTATAAAAACGTACAATCTTGTACTGTTGGTTCGATTCAACAAGTCCAAAGCCATAATATCCCTTTAAATATGATACTCTGGTGTACTCGGAATCTTGAAGGTGTATGTACTCTTGTGTAATTGGATTGCATACATATGCTGAATCATCATAACTATCTTCTAAGCATATTAACCCATTAACTGATCCAATTAACCCCACATAGTCTCCCAAGGCAAGTCCCGGGGAAAATCTCATCATAGGCTCGTGATGAATATCATGTTGGTGATGTTGGTCATCTAGTTCAACCACTGCAAGGTCACCATCATTGTCATCATATACGTCCTCGGCGTCTCCTTGATGAAGTAAAAGCATTTTAGATGATCTAGAGAGATGCAGACGGGAAAAAAATGGTTCTGAAACTATATTACACCATCTTTTGCACACTCTTTTGCATGACACTATTGTCCACAAAGGAGTTCTTGATATAATTTCAGCAATCAATTCTTCTGGTAAGTCCATAGTGGAGAATTTGTCACCGCACAGCTTGcatcaaataaaataattcttTTCAGTGAAGAAATATATCATTGACTAATTTTATAAATCTCAAACAAAACAAAGAATCATTATGCAAATGCACCTCTATCTTCATTCAAATttccaaaataaataaaattcatATATCATGATTTGTTAAATATTAGCTAGGATATGACACAAGTGAGATCATGTCACAATGGTGACATCATAATTAATGTAGCAAGAGGAGCCACCAAGTGACAAAAGCAAGGTTTAAAGAGAAGCTATGTTTTTTTATATAAAGAGACTTACTCTTCCTTCTTGTATAACAAAGCACAACAGAAAATGCAGCAGAAGTGGTAGTATATACAATACACACAGTTCACTGTATTCTTGTGTTCATTATCTTAGTAGAATAGACAATACACACAGTTAAATGTACTCTTGTTTTCATTATCTTTCTCTGCCTTCTTTTTCTATATTCAgtcatatatacatataattgtGACATGATTATATTTCTAAAGAAAATCATGTCTTGACTTAAATTTATTAACAATTAACATACTAAGTCCCAAAGTATTAAAAATTTAATAGATTAAATGGCTTGATTTAGAATCAAATCTATTTTGACCGAGGCCAAATTAATATAACCCTTTTATTGTTAAAACTTTCATCCTAATTCTAATTGGAATATATCCCCGGTGATGAGCTCTAGTGATGCGCTCTTCAATCCAACATACAAGTGGAATTCGAAGGGGGGTGTATTAACACATACATGAATAGAGTAATCCAGAAATTCTTTTATATATCTAGCTctgaaaatttcaaattaataattcTTCACTTAGTAATCATTGAAAAGTTTGCTAATTAATAGAATCGCGAAATCTAATTGTAAGATATGAAAAAACAAAGTATACAATTCAGAAAATACCACTTACAAGAGCTTGGAGTAGAAAGAAGAGGCAAGGCTACGGTTTCGTGCACAGTAGAAATTTGGAAGCACACACGGTGGAATTGAGAGTAGATTTCGAGCCGAAGGAACTCAGAAGCACATGCGTTGGAATTTTTTTACATGGTTATGTATAACAATTCATTTCTATGTTTGCTACATGGCATTCGGATATCAAGTCAGTAAAGTACTCTATACTAGGAAATAGGCGGCGTATTGTATGGGCCTATAATATTTTTGGTCCGAACTTCAAGTTAGTAAAAAGGTCGTGTTTCGTGTAGGCCTATAATATTATTGGTCCGAAGTTCAACTCATTAATTATGTTCTAATCGAAAAATGTAAGAAAACTACTATTTCAACGTCCTCGTCAAAAGGATCCCAATTTATAATGTCGTCGGTAGTACggttataaaaaaataaaaatgataCTTTATCTTTAATTTCTCACAATTTCCAAAATCTATCATATTTATTATCTACTCTTATCATTAAATGATATAACATGTAAGTTCGGTTTTTGAATCAATATTTAAGGAGCGTATATTGCACGATTCATATCACTGACAAAATCAGATTAAGAAAATCCTATGTTATCTTGCAACTGTGTAAAAAAGGAGTCATATTGGTTCATTTGTAAATGAGTATGAAAAGGGCAAGATCTTTCGTAAACATAATAATTTACCCACTAATATTAAAAAAAACCTAAGcatctatactctttattaataagcgaaactatgcataatttggtgctaaaagtactcaagtaccaaattttggtacttacaTGACATAAGTTGACTTTTATTCTCTATCAACTTTGTTTTTAACACAAGTCGACTTttattctttgtaaattttattttgttttaagtTAGTATTCATCCAATCgtctttttaatttataaaataaaaatattttttaaacgatttttaaattatattaaatatttattaagttatgttaaattaagtaaaataacttatatttatttttaattttagaaaaactaaAAACTACTAACACGAATCGACTTATTtttctgtaaactttatttatttataaattatattaaaaatttattaagttacgataaattaagtaaaataacatatatttacttttattttgaaaaactactaactacaaagtaaactattaacacgaattgacttctaTTCTGTGTAAACTTTATCATTTgtagtattattttaaaaataaataatactccgggaggagaatttatgattatgcctcatgaGTCGGAGCCTCttgcttaaatgcggtttaccttggttcaacgctattgcgtgagcccgtagggttaaccagtgcgcacccgaagccCGAAGGATaacggctgcgggttacctacgaaaaaaattattgatttaatGATCGTATATGTTACTGTCCATCACAACGTTTATgtactttaaattaaaaaatcacattttaacagtaacaaatttatgacatgtatttagattatatttagtaatattaaattaagtttaataacatatatttacttttaatttgtaaattaatttttatcgataattaagtaatattaaataaactatattaaaaggctaattataagataatttccaaattatattaattaatattaaattatctaaagaacatatatttggttcataagatagagatacaattcgtttcacaaaaataaaactaatattgTACTTGGTAAACAGATTGCTTAGAATCTTCTGAAAAATCGTCAATAATTAGTGTTATAACTTTTGAGTTATTAAAGAACCATTTTACCTTCTGTTGTAAAAATCGGAGATCGGGGAAGATCGGTCTAGCTACCGATTTGGGATTAGTTCAAAGTCGAGGATTAATCGAAATTGTTAATCGGAGTAAAAATCAAAtctattataatattaaattatatttaatatattagttatttattaacaaatatatatttattatatcataatttctataaatattcatatttaaattaatatagtatttcattttaaaaaataaaatatatatactcCAATAAAGGAAAATTCGTAAGGATTAATCAAATTTCAAAAATCGAATCGGTCGAATACTTTGTAGGAGATTAATCGATTGAATAAAAGAATTTTAGAATACTATTTTACCCAAGTTAAGACCGACTTTCAAAAAGTTGGGATTAATAACTCTtcggtgaaaaatgaaatgactaggtgaaaaatgaaatgactAGGTGAAACTCGAGTTAAAAATCGTGTTTTACAAAAATCAGTCAtcgaaaaaaattgaaatcagtcGATTAAAAATTGGGTTAATTGGTAAACAATTGGATTCACTggtaaaaaattttaaaaaaaatatatatatatataaataaaaaattaaaagtaTGAATCCGGTAAATACGTGAAAAATCAGGTTAGTTGGTCAAAAATCAGACTCATTggtaaaaaatataaaaaaatataaatcaaaaaattaaaagtataaatgataaaaaattaaaaaatatatattattctcTTAAACACATAATTACTATTTAAACTTTCTTAATTTTTCATCTTAAATTGATCTCAGTTCATAAGTTACATctcaaaaattatatttacttTAATAGTGGGACATATTTAAAATttctttatataaatataaataataaaaattgtatatgtataatcaaaataaataaacaattacatatattaatatttatatctAAAACTAATATTAAATTAGTTCTAATTAATGACTCAGTTAATCATTTTGATCAATCCCTGATTAGCCGATTAATCACTAGACGTGTGGCTGTAATTCAAGTCGGGCGGCTCGCGAGTTCGCCCGGCTCAAACTCGTTTAAGTGGGCTTGACTCGGCTCATTTAGTTAAACGAGCCGAGCTCGGGTAGAGGTTCCGGCTCGTTTAATTACTCGAGccggctcggctcgactcgtgaaattaaacgagaCGAGTTCGGGTACAGATTTAGGCTCGACTAAGTGTAAAATTAAACGAGCCGGCTCGCCCGACTCGTTAAAACCGgctcgtttagctaaacgagccggctcgactcgactcataaaattaaacgagtcgagttcggACAGAGGTTTAggctcgtttaactaaacgagccggctcgactcgactcgattaATCTCGGCTCGAATTACGCCCTGCTCGAAACTCGGCTCGCTCGGCCCGAATTACAGCCCTAACTTGACGGTCCCGCTACTGATAAAGTCCAATTTCCAATTTTTACAAGACCGGTTAGAAATATTTCTATATTTTAATGTATAAATACAAATTAAAACTAGACAAATATTGTTTTTAATATATTTGATTAACTTactaaataataagtaaataatcAAGTGAGATGAATATTACAATTAATAGTAGGACCGTAAATGAGAAGAGATGTTCGTAAACGAAATTCAGGATTGACTTGTTTACGTAAACTCGATTCGGTTCAGTATTCTAAACGAGAGCGATCAAGAATATGAAAATGAATTCGAATGAATAATTGAGCCGAGCTTTTTGTTTGCTGGATTCTGACTCGGCTTGTTTAGCTCGTAATCGACTCAGACTTGACTCGAACTCGACTCATATAaagttcatatatattataaataataaattattattgatcacttaaatattgttattattacatttttctcataatttaataattttttttaaatattttagaaaatttgcTTGTATTTCTAAATTAAACACTTAGTTTTTTCATAATGAAACTATCCAATATTGTTACCAACTCATCTccaatttttaatatttttataaaatcattaaATAACTTGTGATTTATAAAAATTAAACTTAAGCAAAATATCTAAACATAATAACATTTCGACATGGACATTTTAAAATGTAACGTACAAACTCTCTTTCGCTCTCTATTGAGTAGCCATCTCAAAATAGCCTCAATCTTGTTTTTCTTGATTTAGTTTCCATTTTTCCTTGGTTACCAATTTATTTGGGTTTGTTTAGTTTCTCCTTAATTGTGACCGTTTGGTTTTTATTTCTTGTTGGTCATATGTCTGGGATTACAATTCTGCAGAAATTTCATGATATTGATTAAGTGATAAAGGTTTTATGATGATGCATCTATGGTTGATTGCTCAAAACAACAACTGAAATATTAGAACATGTACATATCTCTTTAAAAAATTACTTTGTTGCCTATCAAAGAACGAAGGATTCAACAACGATATGATCATACGTTTGTTCAATTTCGATTATATGTGTAAATGCCGTAtattattgaattttttttttaaaaaaaataagtaaTGTATGATTTCTAAAATTAAGAActcaaaaatttaaaataaaattgtttATGTTCTTAAAACACAACTTGAAAAATAAATGATTTAGATTAGAAATTATGGGTAGAGTGTTTGTATATATatcattataaaataaaaactagtATTTGATCTTGACGCAATTTgtaaaactaaaaattatattttaaattcgGCCGAGTAAAAAATACATGTGAAATATTAGGGGACAACTCGAGTTTGTTCAAATTCGGCTCGAATTCATATAATAAAGAGCCGATCTTGAACATCACTTTCCGTTAGTTTATTAAATTCAGCTCATCTAAAAAAAGAAAATTAAGCTAAACTTGATCTGGACGGCTCAGATCCGTTCGTTTGCTAAATTCAAGTATGTCATAGTTGTAAATAGCATCGTCGTGTTCATAAATTTTTTCTTACAATAAAATGATATAATAAAAAAGGAGTTAGGTTCAAATTTACGAAAATATCGCTAATTTGTAGTGTTTTTTTAGATTACAATAATTTAGATAAAATAGTAAACTATGTTTTAATCCCATGTGACACCCCAGGCAGCCTCACGTTTAGGCTGTGTGACCTCCAAAAGTATACCACCATATACAAACTCGAGCCCGATAAACTTGGAATTTGAACATTTGCATCAATTACAAACTACAACGAGGCTTATGAAATTGTCAAGTTTTTGCAGTGTCTTAATTTGAGGATGATTACTTGAGGGGAAAAAATCCACTGTAGCATATAAATTCCCCACAGGGCGAACTTGTAATGTGATACTCAAACGACCATTTCTTTAATCATAATGGCTGAGTCAAAGAAGTTCACATATACAACAGCACCTACTTTGTTAGAGTTTCCCACAAACTCCAGGAACATAGGCAGTTAATTGAACAGCAACTTTCTTCGAACTGAAAGTACACAAACTTCCATAATGGCCTTTGGATCATAAACTAAGCAATGAAGATTGTCATAGACACATACTACATCATAATTCCTAACTATTAAAATCAAGATATCGAGAAACAAGTTGAAAATCAAGATAAACCAGAGTAGCCCTAAACAGCTTTAAAGCTTTCAGGATACATTTAAATCCGATGAACACTTTTGAGCTTCTAGCGCAGACAGAGCAGCGAGAGCACTTATAGTATATGTTATCAGACACAGTTTTAAGGTTTAATTAAACTGGTTTTTGTGATTTTCTTTCACTTTCACATACATAACCCCGAATGAACTTATGCATTTTTGTCATTTGACTTTAAACTTACTTCTTAACCCAACTCGCTTTGGTTTAACACTCAATTTTAGGGAAATACTAacatctacaaatgaaaagccaCTCTAAAAGAAATATGCCTCTAAATCTTACAGTTCTTCCGTGTGGATAACTTATACAAGTAACATAATGTAAGATAGGATTACAAATGTAAAACCAGCTGTATAATTCAAACTGCAACTTAGCTAACAACAGAAGTTATAACAAGGCCTTCCTAAATGAAAAATTTAAAGTATGACCACCAAATTTGACCTAAAACCAAAGCCCAACAAAGCTAGGCCAAAgctgaataaataaaataaactatacCCATCAAGATGAAAGGGGAATAATACTATGAATCATGAAAAACAGAATCAACCAAGAGCAATTTACAAGCATAcaacataaaaatcatttatatGATATGTAAATGTTATAAAAATGTCAAGCACTGCCAAAGTTATCTCGCAGCCTACAgtaattattaaattttgaaattaggaGTACATACAAATATGAGATAAACAACTAGAAAAGCTTAAAACATAACGGGTTCTTGAAATGGAACTAGTTATAAAAACCTTGTATTTTTGCAGTAAAATAATTGCAATGTTCAACAACTTAGATTACTCGGCCTTAGTACTCGGGAGACTGCTCGGACTCGGCCCTATTTTCGATCCTGTTTTGCTCTACTCGGTTATATGTCACTCTTCTACTTGAGGAGACTCCCATCTTTTGACGCCCTCCAAGGTGAAACTCCTCTCTAGACTGATAAAACCGGGGACATAAGTCATCGCACCAAATGTGAGAAACTCACCCTCTGGGAAAATGTGATGTTGCAATGTTTTATGTTGAGGATGATAAGTGAACAATTGAAGTTGGTCACAATACATTAAGATGTTGCCATCTTTGAGAACCTTAAGAAGCCGAACCATGTCGGTATTTATACCTTCATGTAACGGAGGATTAGGAGTGATGATGAGTTTTTTACTCCAACTATCTTCCACGCCATAATCTCTCTTCACCCAAATGGAAAGTTCAGAGTATAGTGTTATATCACATATACACAAGCAACCTTTAAGGACTCCCAAGTTCCTAAAATGATTACGGACTCCCAAGATGCTAAAATGATCTGTATTCCCAGGAGCCCGTGGAGGAGCTTCCATTGGACGAAATAATTCTCTATCCAAATCGAAAGCACATATTAGTTGACCAGCTAACCAATGGAGGCGGCCACTGACATAGTGACCCCTATCATGTTCATTCAGATGGAAGGGGACATGTCCTAGATCTCTCCACATGCCAGTTCCAAGCGTATAAACCTCGCTCCCTAGGTCATATTCAGTTGAAGGAAATCTACCCTTATAAAAACGTACAATCTTGTACTGTTGGTTCGATTCAACAAGTCCAAAGCCATAATATCCCTTTAAATATGATACTCTGGTGTACTCGGAATCTTGAAGGTGTATGTACTCTTGTGTAATTGGATTGCATACATATGCTGAATCATCATAACTATCTTCTAAGCATATTAACCCATTAACTGATCCAATTAACCCCACATAGTCTCCCAAGGCAAGTCCCGGGGAAAATCTCATCATAGGCTCGTGATGAATATCATGTTGGTGATGTTGGTCATCTAGTTCAACCACTGCAAGGTCACCATCATTGTCATCATATACGTCCTCGGCGTCTCCTTGATGAAGTAAAAGCATTTTAGATGATCTAGAGAGATGCAGACGGGAAAAAAATGGTTCTGAAACTATATTACACCATCTTTTGCACACTCTTTTGCATGACACTATTGTCCACAAAGGAGTTCTTGATATAATTTCAGCAATCAATTCTTCTGGTAAGTCCATAGTGGAGAATTTGTCACCGCACAGCTTGcatcaaataaaataattcttTTCAGTGAAGAAATATATCATTGACTAATTTTATAAATCTCAAACAAAACAAAGAATCATTATGCAAATGCACCTCTATCTTCATTCAAATttccaaaataaataaaattcatATATCATGATTTGTTAAATATTAGCTAGGATATGACACAAGTGAGATCATGTCACAATGGTGACATCATAATTAATGTAGCAAGAGGAGCCACCAAGTGACAAAAGCAAGGTTTAAAGAGAAGCTATGTTTTTTTATATAAAGAGACTTACTCTTCCTTCTTGTATAACAAAGCACAACAGAAAATGCAGCAGAAGTGGTAGTATATACAATACACACAGTTCACTGTATTCTTGTGTTCATTATCTTAGTAGAATAGACAATACACACAGTTAAATGTACTCTTGTTTTCATTATCTTTCTCTGCCTTCTTTTTCTATATTCAgtcatatatacatataattgtGACATGATTATATTTCTAAAGAAAATCATGTCTTGACTTAAATTTATTAACAATTAACATACTAAGTCCCAAAGTATTAAAAATTTAATAGATTAAATGGCTTGATTTAGAATCAAATCTATTTTGACCGAGGCCAAATTAATATAACCCTTTTATTGTTAAAACTTTCATCCTAATTCTAATTGGAATATATCCCCGGTGATGAGCTCTAGTGATGCGCTCTTCAATCCAACATACAAGTGGAATTCGAAGGGGGGTGTATTAACACATACATGAATAGAGTAATCCAGAAATTCTTTTATATATCTAGCTctgaaaatttcaaattaataattcTTCACTTAGTAATCATTGAAAAGTTTGCTAATTAATAGAATCGCGAAATCTAATTGTAAGATATGAAAAAACAAAGTATACAATTCAGAAAATACCACTTACAAGAGCTTGGAGTAGAAAGAAGAGGCAAGGCTACGGTTTCGTGCACAGTAGAAATTTGGAAGCACACACGGTGGAATTGAGAGTAGATTTCGAGCCGAAGGAACTCAGAAGCACATGCGTTGGAATTTTTTTACATGGTTATGTATAACAATTCATTTCTATGTTTGCTACATGGCATTCGGATATCAAGTCAGTAAAGTACTCTATACTAGGAAATAGGCGGCGTATTGTATGGGCCTATAATATTTTTGGTCCGAACTTCAAGTTAGTAAAAAGGTCGCGTTTCGTGTAGGCCTATAATATTATTGGTCCGAAGTTCAACTCATTAATTATGTTCTAATCGAAAAATGTAAGAAAACTACTATTTCAACGTCCTCGTCAAAAGGATCCCAATTTATAATGTCGTCGGTAGTACggttataaaaaaataaaaatgataCTTTATCTTTAATTTCTCACAATTTCCAAAATCTATCATATTTATTATCTACTCTTATCATTAAATGATATAACATGTAAGTTCGGTTTTTGAATCAATATTTAAGGAGCGTATATTTCTACATTTTAAATCAGGTTTCTTCGGGTAATACCCTGTTGTAAATTTCACTTTTTCTTAAATTTTCCTTGTCATCCATTATGGTGCCTTCTCCGGAAAGGAGTACTAACAATGACTCTTAAGAACACTTGCAATGAGGGAACAAAAAGtaattaacatatatatataatcatataaATCCGTGCACAAATCAGAACCAATCCTTAAAATAGAATCTCATAATCATGTGAATTCTGCTGCATAACCCTAAATTTTAAATAGATTTTTAAAATCTAAACATATATACATCACTTTCGTATgcttaaaaatattttgaacATATGCTTAAAATTCAGACCGCAGAACCCTTATTATGACATTGTTCTTTAActattttctcacctactttgtAAATAACTGAGCAGTCCTATAATCAATTAGTCTTATTGCACAATTCATATCATTGACAGAATCAGATTAAGAAAATCCTATGTTATCTTGTAACGTGTATAGAAAAGGAGTCACATTGGTTCATTTGTAAATGTGTACGGAAAAGGCAAGATCTTTGGTAAACATAATAATTTACCCACTAAATTAAAAAAACCTAAGCATCTAcactctttattaataagcgaaaccatgTATAATTTGGTGATAAAAATAACAAAGTACCAAATTTAGGTAAAGTTGACTTCTATTCTATATCAACTTTGTTTTTAACACAATTCGACTTCtattctttgtaaattttattttgtttttagttagtgttcatccaatcgtctttttaatttataaaataaaaaaaaattgaaacgaTTTGtaaattgtattaaaaatttattaagttacgttaaattaagtagaataacttatatttatttttaatttaagaaaaactaaaaactactaacacgaattgacttatattttctgtaaactttatttatttataaattatattaaaaaattactAACTTACgataaattaagtaaaataaaatatatttacttttattttgaaaaactaatAACTAAaaagtaaactattaacacgaattgacttctattctgtgtaaactttattttctatagtactattttaataaataaataatattctgtgaggagaatttatgattatgcctcctgagtcagagcctctcgcttaaatgcggtttaccttggttcaatgctattgcgtgagcccgtagggttacccagtgcgcacccgaagcccgaagggtagcggctgcgggttacctacgataacaaaattattgatttaacgatcgtgtttgttactgtccatcacaacgtttatatactttaaattaaaaaaatatattttagcAGTAACAAATTAATGGCatgtatttagattatatttagtaatgttaaattaagtttaataacatatatttacttttaatttgtaaattaatttttatcgataattaagtaatattaaaacTATATTaaaaaggctaattataagataattatcaaaatatattaattaatattaaattgtctataaaacatatatttggttcataagatagagatacaattcatttcacaaaaatataactaatatgttagattttttttatatcaagtaaaacaatgcaaaactagaattatagtcgaaaatttcataactgattcgattctttttaactacataactattttttgcaagtactaatttaaaatttgatattaatatattaattttaaatcgTGTTTCGCACgaattatgaataattctctacaaatattaatttaatatttttagtCTCAGTCTCATGTTTCGCACATGTTATCAACTATTTATACTAATAAGCGAAATCATGTTTAGGTCCCATGGGACTCACTAGAAAATTATAactattcttaaaattttatgtaataaaatatcaaatgacaaaaattaacttttatTGTCCTTAAATTTTTATTTGTTACTGAACATCCAAGCGTcggtttactttaaaataatcatattagtaagttaacatgtcagatttatataagtaaataattaggtGCATGCATAAGTAGAATTATACGGTGAAATTTTATAGTTACACTTAACTTTgatttttttaactacatattttaaaagcattttatatattatatttagatctgtattttgcacggattatgagtttaaattttatgcaaataataatgtTATACTATTATTTTTTAAGTTCGGCAACAACCTTTATTACAAACCGCCAACAAAAAAGAATATAAAAACATATCTTTTTGAAATTGttcttttaaattttttattactACTTTTCAAGGAGCATAATAGTTTCATTACTTTCACCTTACCATCATATTGAAGTTGTTCTAGTCCCCCTGTAGTCAGTTTAATAATCTAAAAAATACTTCTCTCTATGTATTTTCTAACATTCATCAAGTCAGGTTTAACTAAATATTTTAGAACTTCCATTAATGCTTTTCAAACTTAAGAATAACTTAATGAATACATTAATCCATAAAATTAATGTTAGTCTGAGTCCCCTAGTAAGCAGGATGTCATACTCTGTTATGTCATTGATATCAGATCCATAAAATTATTATCCTTTGAGTTCCGATTTCCTCCACCAGCTTTTATGTGGGCTatggcccaaaattccccatcCCCAATTTTCATGGCCCTTCCTATCCATTTCAAAATTTTGGCCCAAAATACCCCACATATAAGGCGTTACTGACCCCACAACAGCCTGTTGCGCTAATCCTTGTGACGCATCACCTTGGTTTTGCTATATATAGTGCCTAATATGACATTTTTTGTAGCGCAT
It contains:
- the LOC141718231 gene encoding F-box protein At3g07870-like; translated protein: MDLPEELIAEIISRTPLWTIVSCKRVCKRWCNIVSEPFFSRLHLSRSSKMLLLHQGDAEDVYDDNDGDLAVVELDDQHHQHDIHHEPMMRFSPGLALGDYVGLIGSVNGLICLEDSYDDSAYVCNPITQEYIHLQDSEYTRVSYLKGYYGFGLVESNQQYKIVRFYKGRFPSTEYDLGSEVYTLGTGMWRDLGHVPFHLNEHDRGHYVSGRLHWLAGQLICAFDLDRELFRPMEAPPRAPGNTDHFSILGVRNHFRNLGVLKGCLCICDITLYSELSIWVKRDYGVEDSWSKKLIITPNPPLHEGINTDMVRLLKVLKDGNILMYCDQLQLFTYHPQHKTLQHHIFPEGEFLTFGAMTYVPGFISLERSFTLEGVKRWESPQVEE